ACATGTAGAATTTCTTCAAATATAGAAGCGCACGGATTTAGATTAGTACAATAAGTAAATCTGAGGCTAAATTGAAGCATCTTTACCACTAGAGTGTGGACAATTTAGACAGTGGTGTCAAAGAAAAAGTGCAAATGGATAATGGAGTTTAATTAGTTGAAAATTCCATaactaaataattataataaagttGCAGGCTTGCAGCtagttaattattaattcagTATAAAGGCAGATAGGTGGCTGGTCATTTTCTCACCCCCTTCTTTAAATTGAATGAATGTGGAatcatacctttatttttttgctAAAAAATCAAAGCCACACAAAATCTTAGTTACCGCATTTTGTGGTAATTAgtttatgaaatgataaaaaggTTTTGGAAAATCAATTTGTTAGACTTGAAAGAGGGTGaataaacttttttaaaaaacttctTCTAAACTTTGTCAACTAACGCGATCGGTCTTGATTTTGTTAAATATCAAAACCAGATTTTTTCAACTTCTTAAGAAACGATCGGTCCAAAATTGTGCGAAACGGTCCGATGAATCTTATGAACAATTTATACTCAAATAAAGCAATTTAAACATGATAAGTAAATAAGGAAATAACACAAGTggtgtttatggatgttcagataCTCTACCTCCTACGTCATCTCTTCTTCCACTTATGCAATGAtttcactaaaagattttggttttatAAAACTTGTAACAACCCGTTTCAACTTTAGAATTTATCAACTGGATAAATTAAGTGGAGTGTATTCAATTCatagttttgatgatttttaatgactttttcaaatgatagacttttatggatttgatagatttttattgacttttacagaatctcacatatttataaacagatttatgtgaattcatgtagacttttttgcaagttttttatatgattttgagaatttttttatagaatttaaaaaatatgtacttgattataatatattattttttattaatttctttgaaccaataaataattaacatatataacatattcagtttgaaatagtttttcaatatttatattaataaatgaatttacttatttaaaagttaaatcatttaatctttacatatgtatatatgtggGTTTGTATGGATGCTtgtaaactttttaaaatacatcaattttttaatatgtaactttgtttttaaattgataatatacatgtgaaaagaatatttgtgtggatataattttgtataaaaatatcatagcttacatattgattaaaattgaaaatgcTAGAAAGAATAATTCATTCATTCAATTCAAGTCttgcttttattttaaaaatcatggtTGTTGTGAGgctatttaattgttaaaaattaaacgATAATTTTTTGGATCGtctttattattattgcatattacattaatttgtataaatcataaattaaaaatcacaaaatcaattatggaattcaaaatttcctatgatattaacataaaaatttattaaatgaacaatcagccaagaaatgaaaaattaaaaaaagaaagatgaaaatatatacAGAGGTACACTtccaaaatttgagagagtgatagagatagatgagaggagagaaaataagaaaagagATATGTGAAGCGTAAGAGAGAGaaataaatagcttgtgtataagttagaaattttaaaaatccatccaaatctttgggttgaaccaaatacaatttttacaatttatagttgtacattaggctttaatgtttgtatgttgatgaattctatgaagttattaaaagtctattgcaaatttgaatacctatagacttttatagagtttttaaaagtcaatgttgaatatcACTTAACTTTTTAAATCTCTatgaaagtctattttgaataccacTAGACTTCTGTAGATTATGTAAAAGTCTAAATTGAATACATCTAGACTTATAAAATCtacaaaagtcattaaaagtcaataaatctcCTTTATTGAATACACCCCCCTAAAACTCCTAGTAACTTCTTTCGGCGCTTGAAACACACAATCTAACAACCAATATTTGATACAGTGAGTGGTTGAGTAGTTTGTCACATACTAATGTGCAGGAGACGTTCGAGTAGCTTAGTATGTCGAGACCGGTTGAACAGTTGATCGGATTCTACTGAACGGGTGAATACCAGCAGTATAAAGTAAATGGTCGTTTGATATAAcacaataaattattatttttcatcgtCAAAACTATCAGATTTATTCTATTTTAATATTCAGTTTCCATTTTGACCAACATCATTACTTTCTTATTATAACAAGCAtgtgaaaattttatatttaagttcCTTCTTAATTAATCAGTACTTGCTAACATCTGTCTATATGTTGTACGTATGTATATTAACttttaagtatttaatttttaaaaaaatcaaatttgtaaaatatttaTCGTGTAGCTGATAATAATAGTAATCTGAAAAACATAAAGAAACTTTAAATATGTTGAGCTTTAAATAGCTAAATGTGTAGTGGGGCTCATCCATTATTTGTATATAATAATACTTATGGACctgataaaatattttgttacaCAACTAAACTACACACAGGACAGGAGTACAGAAGTTTCTTTATTTCTAAATACCCTTTCAGCTTCGTGAGGTTAAAGCATCAACAACTCGCAACCCAAAATGCTAAAAACAAAAACCGACAGTTCGAATGAGAGACGATTAATCCCTTCAATATTGGAATACTATTATAATAGCTTGTAtgatttctttcatcatatataagaaacaaaaacttatgtgagacggtttcacgagtcgtattttgtgagacagatctcttatttgggttatccatgaaaaaatattactttttattgtgaatatcgataggatttacccgtctcacagataaagattcgtgagaaagtctcacaaaagacctactcatataAGAAATATTTGACTTGTCACCTCCGAAAACATCTTTTTgacgaaaatatatatttcaatccATTAATACCATGTCTTGACATAACTTAATGATAatgtttaattcaaattttctgtCACCATTTGAAAATACTTCGCTAATACAGTATATTTAACTCAACAtactatatataatatatttaaattttaataaacagCAAATattataagaaaaaaaattaactcgATATCAGTATCATATCACACTTTTGCAACAAAAACGTTTTGATTACCATATTATAGCAGTGTAAGGGAGTGATAATGCTACCAGTTATGGGTTGTGGGtttgaaaatgagaaaaattgACTCTTGGTGGATGAAGTACACGATAGAATTATAGTGTCAAAAGGGCAAGTTTACAAAGTTTTCTTTCATTTGGAAGAGATGGAGAGAATAGTTGCTGCATGTGCAAATACAAACTACACAAGGAACAGGAGACCAGAGAGGGATAATAGCGTTTTGTTTCCTTCCAGACCACAGATAACTGGAAAAAATCAACGTCGAAAAGGACCGCGTTTATCATACGAACCCCATGTATCACCATATGGCCCTGGATATCTTGTTTCGTGACTTCCATTCAGCATTCCGTATCCTCGAATACCTGTGTCAATGGAAAGTTGGTTCAGAAAACATCGTTTTAGATGAAAATATCATCAAGCCTACTGTGGGGGCTTGTGTTTGTGAGCAAGGGAGAGATTGAGATACCCATTTCCATCCTTGATTGCTCAGCACGTAGTTTCTCCATTTCTCGAGCCATGGAGATGAGATTTTGCTCCATTGACAGATTTTGCTCTACCAGCTCTTCGTTCTCTTTCTTCTCATGTTCGTATATTCTCCTAAACAGTGAGTGGATGCAAAAGTAAAGCACTGTTATCAGAAACACAACAACATTTATGGGCGACTCATCTTAAGGAAATCTTTGAACACGCATCATAACTCAAATTTCAATTGGCCCCCCCGCCCAGTAACCAATTGATACTCATTATCCTTCGTCTTGTACCGGAGACTTCATGTGCTATCAGAATGTTAATGTTAATTTATAAAACTGTTGTTACAGCCACTTATCGTGAATTAAAAGTTATGTATGGACAGAATGTCACAAATTCAAATGCTGTGCGCACAAAAATTAATTTGTCTTGGGCGGTTATTTTTTGGGTCACTGCTGTTCAACGCCAATCAACATGCCCATTTGGTATGTTGAATTTGGGCCAATATTTCGCAGTCTGTCTTATATATGAGGGGACGTCCTAAATAGTAAATAATGAATTACTGTTGAGAGTTGAGACACCACCTTTCATAAGCTCGAGAGTTTTGGGGAGACGTTGTTTCAAACAATTAGCAACAGATAGCGCCAATCTAGTCAATCGTATATCAGCAATCAAGTAAGAATTTACTTCATACCTGGCATCAGCAAGCTCTTTCCTCATCTTCTCAACATCAGTCTTCATTACAGTTAACTCCTTGTTCTCAGCTTGGAGTTTATTAACATCCTTTGTGAGATTTTGAACCTGTGTCGATAAATCGTTCCGCACCCCACTTAGTTTCTGAGCCTCAGTCCTTAATTGAGCCACCTTTTCTCTCAGAGGTTCTGAAGCACGGAGTTCGGCCTCTAGTTTCAGCCCTCTTTCAATCAACTCCCTTCGTTGTGCCTCTCGTTCACCATTCAGTTTAGGAATAACCTGACTTAATCTGTGGATCTCATCTTTCACAGACGCCAAATCCCTTTGAAGCATCACATTATCATCAATCACGTGTCTGTTTTCAACAAGGAGTCTTTGAATGTCTCTTCTTTGGAGATCTAGTTCCTCTTCCAGGGCAAGAGGATGAGGAGGGAGGGGACCTCGACGCAAAATAGGCCGTGGATCATCAGGGAGGCCTCGAAAACTATCAGGATGGCGAGGCATGCGATTTCTCCCAGCCATTAGGAATAGCCTGAATAAGCCATTCCATGTTAACTTACTGATACGAGGCATCATAATACTAGGAAGATACACTGAGTAGAAGAACTAAATGTCACGCAAGAATCTATACATTGGGCACGAACTGAAGTTCTTCCCACTCCATTAAAATTCCAAAGCAATTGTACAAGCGTTATCACTAAACACACAAATCTAGAAACAGAAATCTAAGCATGGAGTCCATTATTTTATTGTGGATAAAATCACAACCAAATGTTTTTTCCAGACAAAATTTTAGGCCATCATTTAGAATTGCACCATACACAATTTAAATTATCTACTACAATCTTCCACACCAAACCATTCTCAAGAAACCTAAGAAAACTTATTCAAACAAATAAATTTTCAGTTAGAGTTCCTTGCTATTAGTAGCCATCATGAAGAACCAAGCTGATGCTTTTGAGAGaggttttatttattttctaatGAGAGTATACAAATATACAAACTCAAAAGTTGATTAGATTGAAGACATTGTTTTATATAATTACAACTCAACCAATCCAAGTATGGTTAATGAAAGCTAAACCagcaaaaagaaaaaagaagagtAATAGTAAATATTGTAGCAGGCCACAAAAGGACACAGGGAAAACTAGATAATATGTGCCACTTGAATAGTCCGCAAGAGTAGAATTAACCACGCCAAAATGTTACAAGAGAAGTGAAAATTAATATGCCCGGTCCATGTTAAAAGAATAGAATGGATAACTTGGAAGAAACTTGTTCCATTATATAAATAAAGTTAGACCAAAGCAATTATACAAGCGTTATCACTAAACACACAAATCTAGAAACAGAAATTGAAGCATGGAGTCCATTATTTTATTGTGGATAAAATCACAACCAAATGTTTTTTCCAGACAAAATTTTAGGCCATCATTTAGAATTGCACCATACACGATTTAAATTATCTACTACAATCTTCCACACCAAACCATTCTCAAGAAACCTAAGAAAActtattcaaaaaaataaattttcagttAGAGTTCCTTGCTATTAGTAGCCATCATGAAGAACCAAGCTGATGCTTTTGAGAGaggttttatttattttctaatGAGAGTTATACAAATATACAAACTCAAAAGTTGATTAGATTGAAGACATTGTTTTATATAATTACAACTCAACCAATCCAAGTATGGTTAATGAAAGCTAAACCagcaaaaagaaaaaagaagagtAATAGTAAATATTGTAGCAGGCCACAAAAGGACATAGGGAAAACTAGATAATATGTGCCACTTGAATAGTCCGCAAGAGTAGAATTAACCACGCCAAAATGTTACAAGAGAAGTGAAAATTAATATGCCCGGTCCATGTTAAAAGAATAGAATGGATAACTTGGAAGAAACTTGTTCCATTATATAAATAAAGTTAGACCAAAGCAATTATACAAGCGTTATCACTAAACACACAAATCTAGAAACAGAAATTGAAGCATGGAGTCCATTATTTTATTGTGGATAAAATCACAACCAAATGTTTTTTCCAGAAAAAATTTTAGGCCATCATTTAGAATTGCACCATACACAATTTAAATTATCTACTACAATCTTCCACACCAAACCATTCTCAAGAAACCTAAGAAAActtattcaaaaaaataaattttcagttAGAGTTCCTTGCTATTAGTAGCCATCATGAAGAACCAAGCCGATGCTTTTGAGAGaggttttatttattttctaatGAGAGTTATACAAATATACAAACTCAAAAGTTGATTAGATTGAAGACATTGTTTTATATAATTACAACTCAACCAATCCAAGTATGGTTAATGAAAGCTAAACCagcaaaaagaaaaaagaagagtaatattaaatattaattaaagcatGAAGACGAATACCATGGAGAAACACAAGGaaatgggaaaaaaaatattgtagcAGGCCACAAAAGGACATAGGGAAAACTAGATCATATGTGCCACTTGAATAGTCCGCAAGAGTAGAATTAACCATGCCAAAATGTTACAAGAGAAGTGAAAATTAATATCCCCGGTCCATGTTAAAAAAGAATAGAATGGATAACTTGGAAGAAACTTGTTCCATTATATAAATAATGTTAGACCAATTCTGTCTTAACCAGATAAAAGAAATAAAGGTAGTCCAATCCTGTCCATAAACTAAACTTACTCCTTGCACAGAACAAAACTTGATAGCTTAaactaataaataaatcaacttTATTGAATCTGTCTTAACCAGAAGAATTATAGAAGACTTGAACAGTGAGGGAAAGCACATAAGCTGAATGACTACTTTCTCGAATCTTAACCCTCCCTTTCTATTCATTCTCACATTATACTGCAAACCATTCGAATGCGTTTCACATTCAATCAAGACTCGTGTTCTATGCCACAAGAAAATCCTGAATATATAATAGGTTGACACAAAACAGAAAATGACTCAACTCTGCGTTAAAAATATCTCTACTCTCCATCAATCCTTTAAATttttctcaataacacatgaaTAAATGAACATGTTGTTCATACAATGCTTACCTATCTCTCAAATGTGAAGGTGACAGACCTAACATACTACTTTTCAACCTGGAGAACTTTGATCTATAAGAGAAAAAACAAGTGAAAGAAAATACCGCCTGTTtcaattaaacaaaaaatatcTTTCTTTCTAATTATACAAATACGAGATGCAGATTTCTTCGCACATTTTCTTTAACGACTCAAAATAGGGTACAACCACCATGAATAAAATTTATCAAGCAACGAAAAGAAATCAAAAGATTCTAATTTTTCACCCAGATAGTTACAACTTACAACAGAAGTAAAATAATCGATTTTTACCAGAAAAAAGGATTGAAGCTGAAACTTTATACCCACGAGATTTCTAACGGTGCAAAGTTCATCCAGAACTTAATTTAATAGAAAACCCTACTTCAACAAGAATTAATTCCGACTATCGGGAAAATTCAGAACCTAATACAACAAACAATTGATACGTTTCAGCTAATTATTAATCCAAAAAATGTTCACGGAGGACATAAAATTACGATTATTACATCTATAATGCATGAGTTCATCAAATTAAAAAGTATACtaataataaaagtttaattGAAGAAAGCCATACCTGCGAATTTCAGGAGAATTACAGACTCGAAAGAGGTTCTGGAAGAGCAAATTTTATTTTGGGGATGGATTCATGAGATTAAACCTTAACTCCTAACCACCACGTCCGATTGGGCTTTTATTCAGGTAAACCCAATAGTTTGGGTATACATGTATAAATAACCTCCAAATTTATGGAAATTACatgtttataaatttatatatatataaaaaccaTATTTTGTcggtataaatatttttatcaattttttatgtttttttcctTATAATATCGTATGTTTGTTAAATCTTAAAAACTAATATAATGCATTATTAATTAGataaaagcaaaaacttgtgtgagacggtctcacacgccgtattttgtgaaatagatctcttatttgggtcattcatgaaaaaatattactttttatactgagagtattactttttattgtgaatatcggtagggttaacccgtctcacagataaatattcgtgagaccatcttatAAGATACATAATCTTAGATAAAATAAGTGTATCAgaaaattgataaaaaattaTTGGAGGTGGTTATTTTTAGAGGGGTGATTTAAGAAGAATTGCATCAAAACATACCAAGAGATTAATGTGGTTATTATGTGGTCATCTTCCTTAATAGTTaataatagtaaaataattattgcaTTAGTATGAAGTTTTACTCAATGCGCATCGAATAATAGCGGTTGCTAGTTCTTAcatcataaaaaattaataatgatattaaaataataatagcgATATATAGATAGTTTGGAATTAGTTAATtcaattctttaatttttttaagaacaaaaacataaatacataatttttttgagAAGATAGTTTctttaacaattatttaatttgttagtTTATTTATTACGCTTATAACAATTCAAAATCTTGTACAGTAATAATCAATTCTAATATTGATTTAGTTATATTTTAGCTATTTGGCAAATGATGAATGGATAGAATATATACTCTGGTACCTTAAAATAATATCATTCTTGATTtaacacaaaaactcttgtgagacagtctcacggatcaatttcgtgggtcgaatatcttatttgggatCATCCATTAaaacattactttttatgctaaaaatattactttttattgtgaatatcggtagagttgactcgtctcacagataaaaatttgtgagaccgtcttacaataGACTTACTCTTGATTTAAACTAGCAATTCTTGCATGCATTTGTTAATGTGTATAAATTTCATTtaacaaataattttatttttatatatagtaTATGTTTTGTTGGTATAAATtttagagtatgtctcttgtgagatagtctcacgaatctttacaactctaccgatattcacaataaaaagtaatattcttagcataaaaattagtattttttcatgtatgacccaaataagtgatctgtctcacaaaatacgacccatgagaccatctcatacaagtttttgcctaaattTTAGCAAAAAATTTATTGTGTTTTTCGTAATAATAcaagataaaaatatataaatatcatatgtgttttaaatttatatactaatacaagtttttgtcttttttagggatactttagaaaaaaaatcatataaaaacacaTCAAGAAACatatgttgtttttttttttttgacaaaaaaaacCTGTAATTTTATTCAAATCGTAGTAAGATCCTCGATTACAAGCTTTACTAACCAAATAGGAAACTCTACACAAATCCACACGAAAGGTGAGGGAGAGGAAATAGCAAAAGAGGCTAACGAGTGTGCAACACCATTTGCGGTGCGCAAGACATGTTCTAATTTTAAATGGGCATGAGAAGCCAATAAATTCCTAGTCTTTGTTGCAAAGGCCCCATTGTATCCATAGTCCTCTGCTGGGTTAGTGACTGCTTGCACTGCCATCAGAGAATCCGATGTAATCTGGTTTATCCTTAAGTGTTGAGTCTGAGTCATTTGAAGGCCTTCCTCAATTGCAATAAGTTCAGCGGCTACTATAGATGGTGGTTTAGTAATTTTCTTCCCAAAGGCTAGCAGTGGATGACCCTCGTGATTTCACACAACACCGCCGATTGCAAATCGATTTGAATTGACATTATAAGCTGCATCAACGTCCAATCGCAAATGGTTGATTGGTGGTGCTATCCATCGACTCGGTGATGATATATGTTCTCTGCTGCTGGCTAAAGTTAGTATTGATGTTCTCGCCTCTTGGTAACCGCAAAGCATGGTCTCGCACCATTCAGCATTAATCTCCTTCTTCTTAGAATCATTGTTATGTACTGCTCTAAGTCTCTCCATCCATACTGCATAAGTTCTCATAGCGAAGAATTCGAAATCCTTTCTGTTAAGTTTGCTCTTCATCCATAATGTAATATCAAACACCTCCATCATTCATACACTCTTTAGACATGACCAGTACCTAGTGTCTTTCCAGCAACTTTTGATCGCTGGACAAGAGAACAACGCGTGACTGGTTGAATCATAAGCAAAGTGGCATAATGGACACGCTCCAGTGGTAGGGACATGATGTACCATCAGATTACCTGATGTAGGAATTATATTATGCAAAACCCGCCACCAGAAGATACGGACCTTAGGGGGTATCGAAAGAGATCACAAGAATTGCCACCAACTTTTTAAGTGCACTTCAGAGCTATTCACGGGTGGATCATAGAGTCCAATTGCCGACTTGTACCCCTCTCTCACCGAATATTTACCCTTTGGATCGAAAACCCAAAATCTAGAGTCCTCTTGTGCCGATGCAGATAGATTGATGGATAGGATTTCTGATGCAACATGAAAGGGGAAGAGCTCGTTGACCAGCTGTTCATTCCATTCTCCATTCCTAATAAGAGTGTTCACCGTGGAGAAATTTTGGGGGATAGGTGAGTTATTTTTATATACTCCTTTCCCCGGGATCCAACGGTCTGCATACGTTGCAATTTTCTGTCCGTTTCCTATTTTCCAGTATAGCCCTTTCTCCAGCAAAGGGCGACTCCATAAAAGGGATCTCCATATATACGATGGATTGCTACCAATAGTGGCCTTCATGATGTCTTGATGTCTATAGTATCTAGCTTTGAGTATTCTCGCAACCAGTGAATCAGGATTAATAATAATTCTCCAAATTTGTTTTGCTAGAAGAGCCATGTTGAAAGTCTCAAGGTGACGAAATCCCATTCCTCCCAGACATTTAGGCTGACATAGTGATTTCCAAGATTTCCAGTGCATCCCCCTCTTTTCATCATCTCCTCCCTACCAGAAATTTGAGCActctttttctatttctttgcATATAGATTTTGGGATGCGAAAGCATGACATTGCATAGGTTGGAATTGACTGGATCACAGACTTTATCAATGTCTCTTTTCCTCCTGCTGAGAACGTATTTTTTCCCCATCCTTTCATACGCTTGACAACCCTTTCCACTAGGTATCGAAACTGAAGTGTCTTATTCCTAGCTGAAAATACTGGCAAGCCCAGATACACCTCATGACCCTGCACCACCGGGATGGCAAGCATGGTTTTAATAGAATCCATGACACTTAAATTGGTGTTCGGGCTAAAAGAGAGcgatgatttttcaaaatttataagtTGCCCTGAAGCTTTCTCATATGAGATCAAGCAATTCCGAATCCCTGCACAGCTTTCCTGAGTTGCTTGAAAAAACATGAGACTGTCATATGCAAAGAAGAGGTGAGTAATCGAAGGGCAAGCAGAAGCAATTCGAACCCCTTTGATAAGATTTCGAGCTTCATAAGAGAGGATCGCCGAAGATAAACCATGAGCacataaaacaaataaataggGGGAAAGTGGATCACCCTGTCGTAGGCCTCTTTGGGGTGTGATACTACCAATAACCTCACCATTCACACAAAAAGAGTGATGTGATCTCGTtaaaatgggtgagccgggtacggggctccaacggaccaaatcaataatttataatgtttgggaatttgagtgaagataatggcttggatcaacacctgcaaacaagaaagtaactcgtgaatgggcgccagaGGGATGTccgacgtggccactccgatgcttaagtcagcaggtttttagatgaacacaagcaatatttgagggGAAATATGTAAGTTCTTTTAGTTCAAAGATCtcagaatcattaaatgactttaatacctgctatttatagtggaAGAATGGGTAGTTACCTCGATTATCACACCACCTACTAAGTCGGTTTATCatactagcttctgatgacttctcggacactccaaactcaagtggttctgacggattagactgcctgtattgatcacactcgagtgtggtgcaattctcgaggtggcctggGTAGTTGGTTACCTGGGTACCTATATGAGAAACCGGGTGAAGGAAAAGTACCCGGACAGTTGGCTTCTGATCCGGGCTATTCAACCGATAACCcgggtcatcattaacccgGAAATGGGTCACCATTAACCCGGACCTTTACAGGGGTATCACCACACATCCtaaaaatagtcgggctagagcttgactcgctgtcccgatcagtcatgcaTGTTTACTCCAAAACATATCCCAGAGTGAATAAGAGCATTGGGTCTCTAAATATCCTGCAGAAGTGAGGAGGTGTCAGGTTTCCATATCTCTCGGGTTTTGAACATTCATCGTTTAGTACTCTCGGGAAATCCAATGAATGTCATTATGCTGCATGCGTTAACAGTGATACCGTCGAAAATTTGTTCGTATTCCGAGGTAATAATGAGCCTGTTTTCTCGATATCCGTACACGTCTTTTCATCTGCCTGCTCAATTTCCTAGATTCCCTCTGATCGTCCGATTGGATTCGGATCGACGGTGGAGACTGATTccttcctatatatatatacagtaacCGCTTACCTATTCTCCTACATTCCATCAATTCAGTCCTCAAGAAGTGCAATGGCGAGTTCCAGTGGTTCGAAAGCTCCCGACATGGCAGCAGAGTTCATGCAACCAGCTTCTGAGAAACGGAAATCTGAattggaagatgaagtcttccaaaagATCCTCCATTACTGGGAGGACCTGCAAGGACTTCAGCTTCTTCACGAGTGGGAGGAGGCTATCACTCCTGAGCTGGTGGCCAAGCTTGCAAAGTATCGGGAACGCTTGCAGATTTCTGATACGGAGGACCTCTTTGAGGACGACTTCCTCCTCCAACTATTGCTTCATAAAGAGAGGAGGACGCTGCAGAAGATTGCCGACTCCGCTAG
This window of the Primulina tabacum isolate GXHZ01 chromosome 4, ASM2559414v2, whole genome shotgun sequence genome carries:
- the LOC142543584 gene encoding protein FLX-like 3 isoform X2, producing the protein MAGRNRMPRHPDSFRGLPDDPRPILRRGPLPPHPLALEEELDLQRRDIQRLLVENRHVIDDNVMLQRDLASVKDEIHRLSQVIPKLNGEREAQRRELIERGLKLEAELRASEPLREKVAQLRTEAQKLSGVRNDLSTQVQNLTKDVNKLQAENKELTVMKTDVEKMRKELADARRIYEHEKKENEELVEQNLSMEQNLISMAREMEKLRAEQSRMEMGIRGYGMLNGSHETRYPGPYGDTWGSYDKRGPFRR
- the LOC142543584 gene encoding protein FLX-like 3 isoform X1, which gives rise to MLGLSPSHLRDRLFLMAGRNRMPRHPDSFRGLPDDPRPILRRGPLPPHPLALEEELDLQRRDIQRLLVENRHVIDDNVMLQRDLASVKDEIHRLSQVIPKLNGEREAQRRELIERGLKLEAELRASEPLREKVAQLRTEAQKLSGVRNDLSTQVQNLTKDVNKLQAENKELTVMKTDVEKMRKELADARRIYEHEKKENEELVEQNLSMEQNLISMAREMEKLRAEQSRMEMGIRGYGMLNGSHETRYPGPYGDTWGSYDKRGPFRR